Genomic window (Paenibacillus sp. 37):
GATCAACGATTCATCACGTCTGGATAATATGCCCACAGGTTCATCCCGGCGTACACCTTGATCAATAAGCTTCCAAGCCAGCGTATTAGCTTTTTCATTAAGCTCCCTGTAGGTAAAAGCGGCTCCGGATGATACAAGGAGAGCTTCCTTGTCTGGTGTGTGTTCTGCCTGCAGCTCGAACAGCCGATGCAGACCCACCGCAGGAGTGTAATCCAGACGTGGACCAGCAAGCAGATGGACTGGGTGCTCATGAGAACCAATGTTTCTCTCAAGCAGTTCGCTCAGAGACAGATTGGGCTGTTGTACAACCTCTTGGCAGAGTCCGATAAACTCCTGCATCATACCTTCAACTGTGTCCCGGCGGAACAGATCCATCGAGTATTCGATATATCCTTCAATCACCTGCTTCTCCCTGTTTTCTTGACAGGTCATTAACAGATCATAAGTAGACGTACCCGTCTCCACCGGAAAAGAACTGAATTGCAAACCATGAAGTTCGAGTCCATGCAAATCCATGTTCTGATAATCGAAACAAACATCAAATACCGGATTTCGGTTCAACTCACGTGTCACGCCCAGTTGTGCCACAAGCTCATTAAACGGATACTCCTGATACGCAAAAGCATCGAGTGTATGTTGTTTGAGTTCGCGTAAAAAATCAGTGTACGTACGATCAAACGTTGGAAAATTCCGCATCGCAATCATATTGACAAACATGCCTACCGTCTCTTTCCACTCCTCTTGCATCCTTCCTGCAACAGGCGTTCCTACCACAATGTCCTGCTGACCTGAGTGGTGTGCTAGAAGAAGATTCCACACACTTAGCATTACCATATACATGGATGCTTCCGATGAGGAAGCCAGCTCGTGCAAGTTTTGTGTTAACGAACGATTCAACGTGAAATGGAGACGTCCCCCTTGCATGGATCGCTGTGATGGACGCTCCTGGTCAAGTGGAAGCTCCAGCACAGGTAAAGAAGGGCCAAGATGGTCCAGCCAGTACGTTTGATGTGAAATGTATTCATTTGAAGCGAGACGCTGCTGCTGCCATACCGCGTAATCTTTGTACTGCAATCGGACTGCATGCTCTTTGCCAAAATATAAATCATTGAAGTCACGAGTAATGATTTCGACAGATGTACCATCTGCGATAATATGGTGAATATCAAAGAATAGCAGGTGCTTGCGCTCGCCCATCTTAATCAGTTCAACCCGCATAAGCGGAGCACTCCCCAGATCAAAAGGACGAATCAATGTCTCGATCATCGCAGGCAACTCTTGGTCATCTGCCACATGCTGCTCTGCATAGCCCATACTTAAGCGAACCGAAGGTTGGATGATCTGAACGATCTCAACGCCCCGTATCTCAAACGATGTTCTGAGCGCCTCATGATGCTGCATCAACTTCTGCAAAGCAGACTCAACTCTTATACGGTCCAATTCACCTTCAATAATGGTTGCAGACGGTAGGTTGTATGCCGTATTGCCTGGATCAAGCATCGCTTGTGTGAACATACGCATCTGTGCAGAAGAGATTGGATATGCATCCATAGTGGGTGCAGATTGAATTGTCTGTTGGTCCACTTTTGGTTTCGCAATGACATAGAGATGCTCCGCCAATTGAATAGGCGTTGAATGATTGAAAATATCTGCTACCTCAGGCTGAATTCCTAAATGAGACCGGATCCATGCAGACAAGCTGACTGCTTTGAGAGAATCTCCTCCAACCGCAAAGAAATTAACCTCTTCATCTAGATCATCGATGCCAAAAATCGTTCGATATGCATCCAGAACAATCTGTTTCAATTGGTCTGAACCACCAGTATAAACTGTCCCTTTTATTAGAGCAGAGCTACTTCCCTTACCCTGCTCTGCATGTTGCCTATCATCCCCGGTACCCATTCCTTCCGCTGCTGATGAGCCAGAAAGAGAAACACTGACAGGATAGGATTGTTTGTTGAAAACATAAGTAGGCAGAGAGCATTTGCGTCGTACCGTCTGCCCTTTGAGCACCTTCCAGTCCGGTTCAATGCCTTCGCACCATAACTCCGCAAGTCTGCGGTTCACATAGATACTGTCCTGCTCTGTTTCCCTTACGTGACGCAACATATTCAGTACCGTCTGGGAATCTCTTGATTGACTGTGCTGTCTGGCAAAGGAACTTAGCGTTCGTCCTGCACCGACTTCAATTAATACAGCGCGCTCATCCTTCAACACTTCAGCCAGGTTTGATTCAAACAACACCGGCTGTAAAATATGACGGGACCAATAGTCAGGTTGTGTGATTTCATCTCCAAGCGCCCATGTTCCACTGGTGTTGGACAGTAATGGGATCTGTGGCGTATGAAGTGAATGCTCTGCTAGATAACGTCTAAATTCCTCGGCAGCCTGATTCATCATTGGCGTATGGAATGCATGGGAAGTCTTCACACGAATGCACTTCCAGCCCAGTCCTTCAGCCTTGGCTTCCATCCGTGAAATGGCTTCAGCTGTCCCACCAATCACACTGGAACCTGTAGTATTCACCAGGGCAAGCCACATGTCTTCCTCCAGTTGTGACTTCACCTGCTGTGCATCCGCCATAATGGCAAGCATGACCCCGGGTTGTTGTTGCTGCATCAGACGTCCGCGAAGCCGAACTAACTTGACAGCATCTCCGAGTTCGAACACACCTGCTACCGCAGCGGCAGCCAATTCACCTATGCTGTGTCCGATCATGCCATCTGGCTTGATGCCCAGATCCAGCAGCGACTTGGCCAGCGCATAACTGGTCATGAACAGTGCGAATTGGCTGTACTCCGTCTGGTTTATTCGCTCAGGCTGCTGATCCCCGTATACAACGGACAGCATATCTTCTCGTTCTTCCGCAGGCAGAAGGTCCAATATTTCCTGAATATAACTTCTGAAGATTGGAGCTAGGCCTGCTTGCTCTGTAGATCTGTATAGTTCTGCACCCATTCCCTGATACTGACTGCCCTGTCCGGGGAACATAAAGTATACGGGACGGGTGTCTTGAGCTGAATGGTATACGCGTGCTTTCCCCAGCTGCTGTATCAGCTTGTCCGGATTATCCTTCGATGTCTTATCCAGAATGAGTGCCTTACGATACGCAAAAACAGATCTACCTGACTGCAAGGTCCACGCTGCGTTCGACACAGATTGATCCGGATGTTGAGTCAGATGTTCCATAATCCGTTCAGCGGTGCGGTTCAGTGAGTACTCTGTTTTGGCGGAAAAAAGCAATATATTTACGTCATCATCCGGACTGCACTTCTCCATCTCGGGAGCCTCCTCCAATACCATGTGAGCATTCGTGCCCCCCACACCAAATGAATTGATTCCTGCGCGCATGACTCCAACATTGCCCTGTTTCCAGTCCACACCTTGTGCAATAACTTTAAAAGGCGTATTCAAAAAATCAATCTTGGGATTAGGCTGCTCATAATTCGCTGTTCCAGGGATATAACCTTGTCCAAGACTGAGCGCTACCTTGATTAAACCAACCACACCTGCGGCTGTATCCATATGTCCCACATTGCCCTTGACCGAACCCAGATAACAAAATTGCTTTTGGTCGGAAGCAAAGGCCCGAGTTAACGAGTTTACTTCAATTGGATCACCAAGCAACGTTCCCGTACCATGTGCTTCGATATAACTCACCGTTTCCGGGTCTACTCCGGCTACCTTATAAGCATCCTGAATGACTTCAGCCTGTCCGTTTACGCTTGGAGCAAGGAAACTGAGTTTCTCTTGTCCGTCATTGTTAATTGCTGAGCCTTTGATGACCCCGTAGATATGATCTCCGTCCCGCAGAGCATCGGTTACCCGCTTCAGCACCACAATTCCCATACCATTGGAGAAGACGGTTCCACTGGCTGCCGCATCAAATGGACGACAGTGTCCATCTGTGGAGAACATCATGCCATCCTCAAATATGTAACCCCCTTCATTGGGCAACTCCACGGTGACCCCACCAGCCACGGCCACATCACATTCTCCAACGATCAAAGATTGACATGCCAGATGAGGTGTAACCAATGAAGTAGAACATCCCGTCAGAGCGGTATAGGCCGGCCCTTTTAAGTTAAGCTTATAAGCCATTCGGGTAGCGAGAAAATGATTGGTGCTGAGGGTAAATGCTTCGTATTTACTGCTATAGTTAGCATCGTTAAAAAGCACTTGACGGTACCATTCGAAGTCATCGGACCCGCCAAGGAACACACCCACCTTACCCGCCTCATCCGGTCTGCAGCCTGCATCCTCCAGCGCTTCCCATATTCCCTGATACAAAAGTCTGAATTGGGGAGACATCATTTTGGCTTCACCGGGAGTATAGTCAAAGAACCCTGCGTCAAACTCATCGATGCCGTTGGCACGTCCTTTTGCCTTGACGTAACGAGGTGAACGCAGCAGCGCTTCCTCCACACCAAGCTCCCTCAATTCATCATCACTATAAAAGTGAATGCTTTCCCGCCGTTCAACCAGGTTACTCCAGAACTCCCTTATATCCTCAGCGCCCGGCACATTCACCGCCATGCCCACAATTGCAATGTCCTCACGCATAATGCCGTCTTTTCGTTGAAACAATTGTTCCCTTTCAGTCGGTACCCGAACTGCCTCATCCTTCGGACCCAGCGCGGCAAATTGACGCAATGTCGGGCATTCGAAAAAACGAGGAACAGGGAACTCCACATCGGTATAATGTTTTAGTTTATTGTGAGCCTGAATGACAGAAAATGAATTTCCGCCCAATTCAAAGAAATGGTCATCGCGCCCTACTCTCTCAACACCGAGCACTTCGGCCCACACTTCGGCTATAACCTTCTCAAGTTCGGAAGACGGGGCGGTATAGAACGTACTGGAAGTGTGAGCATGCGTGATATCTGCCATGAGTGCCTTCCGGTCAATCTTCCCACTGCTATTCAATGGAAATTCGGATTTATGTACAAAAACGGATGGTATCATGTATGCCGGTAACGAACGAGACAGGTGCTCTCTCAATCCGACAGAAGGCAGCTCCTGCTCTGACAGATAGTAGGCATACAGCAAGCCGGACCTACCTTCAAATGATTTCATGACTACCACGGTCTGGATGACACCCGGATAGGATGACAGGGTATTCTCAATTTCGCCTGTCTCCAGTCTGGCTCCCTGAATTTTAACCTGGAAATCAATGCGTCCCAGATATTCGATCGTACCGCTTAGGAGTGAACGTACCAGATCCCCTGTGCGGTACATGTACCTGAAATGCGCTGCGTCCTGTCCTTCTTGAAAGAAAGGATTAGGGACAAATTTTTCTCGGGTCATCTGTTCCAGATTCAGATATCCACGTGCAAGCCCAACACCGCTAAGACAAAGCTCCCCTGGAATACCTAACGGCTGAAGCTCATCATGATTTCCGACGACATACCATCTGGACTCATTGAGCGGGTAGCCAATCGGTACATTGCCCAAGCCTTCGTAATGGCTTAATGGATAATGAGAAACCCATATGGTGCATTCGGTTGGACCATATACATTTTCAAGACTTGCTCTAATGCCTAACCTGTTAAACTTCTCAATGATGTCAGGCGTAACTGCCTCTCCGCCAACAAACATCCATTTCAGCGTTTCCAATGCTGACAGATCGGAGCGGAGCTCCATCGTTTCCAGAAAAAGACGGAATAACGTTGGAACAAAGTTGATGTGGGTCACCTTATGTGATGCCACCGTAGACAAAATACGAGAAGGGTCTTTTTCTGCTCCAGGCTCAAGAATACTTAGTGCGCCTTCACCCATGAACCAGCCGAAAAGTTCCGTGGCCGACACATCAAAGGTATATGCTGTTTTCAGCAAGTAAACATCCTGCGCCTGCATTGGAAAACGACGCTCCAGATCAAGCAGTGTATTGACTACGCTATGATTTTCAACCATGACTCCTTTTGGCTTGCCTGTTGATCCGGATGTGTACATGATATAGGCAAGGCTATGCGGATTCAGCGCCTCTTCGAGGTTTGAGACATCCCCCGTATAAGCCTGATCGCCCTCAACGTAGATGTACTGGACATCTAGAGTCTCGTCATCTTTTTCGGGCTGCATAGCCAGCACTATGGATATGTCTGCATCCGATATAATATAGGCCTTTCTGGACAAAGGATAGGAAGGGTCTACAGGCACAAAAGCACATCCGGCTTTTAATACAGCCAATAGGGCTATGACCATATCCGAGGAACGCGGCATCTGCACGCCAACTGCCGCGTTATCACTTTTTTTACTCGCAACGATCTGCCTAGCCAATTGATTCGCTTTTGCGTTGACCTGCGCATAGGTCTGATGCTGCTTCCCTTCCATAAGAGCTACCCGCTCCGGGAAACGTGCTACTTTATCGTGAAATATATCCATAATATGTTGTGGAGTGTAGGGAAAATAAGAAGTTTGATTGAATCGGTAAAGTAAGTTTTCTTTCTCATCTTGCATCAGGAGGCTGAACTCACTGATTTTTTGATCAGAATTGGTTACTAGTTGATTCAGCAAGTATAGAAATCGTTGGCCCATTCGCTCCATTGAATCTTCACGAAACAAGCTTGGTTTATATTGCAGCTTCAACTGAGCACCTTGCGGTAAACGACTCAACACCACCATTAGATCTCCTGGAAACGTAACCTTATCCTGATCCAGAATACGAGTTCCGAGCATATCTTCCTCATAGGAATCATAAACAAAGGAAATATCAAACAACGATGGTGATCCGGGTTGAGCCTGTAACATGCCGTCTCTGACAATGAGGTTATTGGGATATCCGATGTTCCTGTACGTATCCATCCAGGTTGTGGCTACTTGTTGCAGCAGAGGTTTTAGAGTTGATTCGAGGTCAATATGGAATCGCATAGGCAACATATGGACAAAACATCCAATCGTTTCTTCCAAGTCCATACCGGGACGATGAGAATATGGGGAGGCAAAGGTGATATCGTCTGTACCGACATATTTACTCATAAGAATGCCAAAGGCACCCATAAAGAACATAAAAACGGTTACTTCATTATCTTTGGACATCTGTGTAATATCAGCCATTAACGATTCCGAAATATCAAATCGCAGTTCATGACCAATTCCTTCTTGTAAAGAACCTGCTGGAAAGTCGTGCTTTAGAGAAAGAGGTTCCGCTCCCTTCATTTTGTTTAACCAGTATTCCCGCTCTTTGGAGTACTTGTTTTCGTGCAGTTTCTTGTTCTCTGCCTCAACATAAGAGATGAATCCTTCATCCAGCTTGACATCCACAGGCTGATCTTCAAGAAGACACGTATATGACTGAATAAGTTTGTTTTTCATCAGTTCAAGCGACATGCCATCACATATTAAATGATGAATACATAAGGTCAGAATATATCGGCTTTTATCCATCTGAACAATCATTATACGGAACAGAGGACCTTTCTCCAGATCAAAAGGTGTCCCGATGCATTCATCCACCAGTGCTTCTAACTGTTGTTCCTTTGGATTCTCCTGATTCTCGCTACTTAGGTCCCACAAGGTAAGTGAATAATCCATATCTTCAAGAACGGATAACACGGGTACATCATTTTGAATCTCAATCCGAGTACGCAGCACCACTTGCTCATACATAAGCAATTCGATGGCCCGGCGAAATATCTCCATTTGAAGATGATCAAATTGAATTGAAGCTGAGATGTTATACGAAGTGGGATCATTCACCTGACAATCAAAATAGATTCCCTTTTGTGTTTCGGAAAGTTCAACGGTTTTTTGTACCATCACGACCACACCTCATCGTTTAATTGAGATTCAAGCTGTGTAAGGCAAAAAATCAATTACAGCTTAGTGCATTACCCAGATTCCACCAGCCAATACCGAGAGAACCGTGATAAACGTTTGATACACCACATCCATAATGAGATTCCCGATACTGTCTCCATCTGCCTTGCGATTTTTAATCATGACATAAGTATGTGACCAAAGACCACTTAATCCGTATATGTACATCGTTACCAATACACCAACCCAAAAGTTCCCCTGGAACCATATGGCCATAATCCCCATAACTCCAAGCCCTACCTGGGAAAAACCGTATTTAACCTGAAATGGTCCACCAGGCCATCCTAACATTTTGGCTGTCTGATCCGCTCTGGCAATGTTGACAACATAACCAATCACTCCAACCAATCCAAACGTAACCACAAACTGATGAAGCAGCAATACTCTGCTAATCTCGCTCATTTCCCCGGGAAAACCTAACACATATAAGTGTACTCCCCCTGAAATTAGACCTAACAACCATAGAACCAAAAACCACATGCCTGTCCCACTCCCGCCGTTTGTTATTTGGAATCATTTGTAACTAAATGTACAATCTTGTAGATACACACATTATATAATCGCTTTTACATTTGTCAATTCATACATAATTTTCTATTTTGTCGAAGCTTTTGTCATTTTTCTTCCACTGTACGCAAACAAGAAAACCATATAGTTCCATTTAACTTGAAAATAATAGGAATATAGCCCTATTATTACATTAAAAGGTTTGAAACCTGCTTCTTTTTTAACGCTTCAAAAGAACCACAACTCATTTATTTGACATAGGTGATAATTCAATTATCATCTGTTTAGTCAGATACGATTACAGGATAACA
Coding sequences:
- a CDS encoding DUF6790 family protein; protein product: MWFLVLWLLGLISGGVHLYVLGFPGEMSEISRVLLLHQFVVTFGLVGVIGYVVNIARADQTAKMLGWPGGPFQVKYGFSQVGLGVMGIMAIWFQGNFWVGVLVTMYIYGLSGLWSHTYVMIKNRKADGDSIGNLIMDVVYQTFITVLSVLAGGIWVMH